GGTTAGGAGCTTTTTCATTTCTGGAGAGAGTTTAAAAGTCTGCGTTAATGCCGATGCCAGTGAAGCTCCGATGAAACCTATAGGGCCTTCTCTACCAACGCTTCCCCCGCTTCCGATGGTAATTGAAGTTACCAGTGCCTTTAAGATTGCCAGTATCCCCTTTATTTCTCCCTTTTTGAATATAACCGCTTCTATAACTTCAGGTATGCCGTTTCCCTTTAATTCGGGATAATTTTTGATTACTGGCGCAATTATGAGGCTCCCTATTGCTGGAAGCAGGATATATCCGAAGTTGTAACCTCGGTAATAGAAGGAGATGTGGGGGAGTAGAATTTCAAAAAACAGCAATCTCGTGAGAAGTGTTAGCTTTCTGAAGATAACTGCCCCCAGTCCACCGACTACCCCCGTGAGTATAGAGAGGAAAAGAATAGTTGCCCACTTCTTTACATACTCTTCTCTTCTCATCGCCTTAGGAATAATCTTGGGAGTATTTAAAGATTGAAGAAACCAAAGGTGGGCACATTAAAGTTTAAAAAGTCAAGCCTTTAAGGCTTCCTCCAGCAGCTTTAGTCCTACGTTGAGGTATTCCTGCGCCTTTTCTTCGCTTCTTGCCTCTGCAAAGATTCTTATTATTGGCTCTGTTCCGCTTGCCCTTACGAGCACCCACCCCTCTTCGAAAAGAACCTTTGTCCCATCGGTTGTGTCGATTTTTAGCCCTTCTTTCTCTGCAATCTCCGCAACCTTTGCCACTATTGCCTTTCTATCCCCCTCAACGTGTCTTTTGGTTTTTACCTGGTAGAACTTTGGAAGCTCGTCTATCAGTTCGCTAAACTTTTTACCGCTTTTTGCAAAAATTTCAACTATCTTTGCGGCTGTCATGGCCCCATCTCTGCCCAAAACGTGGTCTGGAAAGATAACTCCCCCGTTTTCCTCTCCCCCAACTAAACCGTTGTGCTCAAGCAGTGCCCTCGAAACTATTAGGTCCCCAACTTTTGTCTTCAGAACTTTTCCTCCGTAGATTTTGGCAAGCTCGTCTATTATGTGAGAGGTTGCTACGGTTGTTACAACCAAACCTCCCTTGTTCTCTTCGAGCATTGCTTTCACAACTAAGGCGAAGGTTTTGTCTCCTTGTATGAAGTTTCCGTTCTCGTCTATGAAGACTGATCGGTCCGCATCGCCGTCTTGGGCGATTCCAAAGTCCGCTCCAAGTGCTTTCACGATCCTCATAAACCCTTGGAGATTCTCTTCATTGGGTTC
The Thermococcus sp. 2319x1 DNA segment above includes these coding regions:
- the glmM gene encoding phosphoglucosamine mutase, which codes for MGKIFGTFGVRGIANEKITPEFALKMGMAFGTLLKREQPDKELWVVVGRDTRVSGEMLKNALISGLLSVGVNVIDVGIAPTPAIQFACKYFKVDGGAVITASHNPPEYNGIKLLEPNGLGLKKEREAVVEELFFKEDFYRAKWDEIGRLVERDIIRPYIDAIKARVDVEAIRKRRPFVVVDTSNGAGSLVLPYLLRELGCKVVSVNAHPDGHFPARNPEPNEENLQGFMRIVKALGADFGIAQDGDADRSVFIDENGNFIQGDKTFALVVKAMLEENKGGLVVTTVATSHIIDELAKIYGGKVLKTKVGDLIVSRALLEHNGLVGGEENGGVIFPDHVLGRDGAMTAAKIVEIFAKSGKKFSELIDELPKFYQVKTKRHVEGDRKAIVAKVAEIAEKEGLKIDTTDGTKVLFEEGWVLVRASGTEPIIRIFAEARSEEKAQEYLNVGLKLLEEALKA